The following are encoded together in the Mesoterricola sediminis genome:
- the pyrR gene encoding bifunctional pyr operon transcriptional regulator/uracil phosphoribosyltransferase PyrR, giving the protein MSQSNAPCLLDAKQMETHLQRLCREITAAFGDDPSIALLGIRTRGLHLAERLKAMLEEVLQRDVPLGVLDITLYRDDLSELAGSPIVRPTEIPFSLRERSVILVDDVLFTGRTIRAALDALLDHGRPKRVWLAVLVDRGGREVPIQGDFVGLKLDVALTHRVAVRMKEADGEDSVLLETRS; this is encoded by the coding sequence ATGTCCCAGTCGAACGCCCCCTGCCTGCTGGACGCCAAGCAGATGGAGACCCATCTCCAGCGGCTCTGCCGGGAGATCACGGCCGCCTTCGGCGACGACCCCTCCATCGCCCTCCTGGGCATCCGGACCCGGGGCCTCCACCTCGCCGAGCGCCTCAAGGCCATGTTGGAGGAGGTCCTCCAGCGCGACGTGCCCCTGGGGGTGCTGGACATCACCCTCTACCGGGACGACCTGTCCGAGCTGGCGGGAAGCCCCATCGTGCGCCCCACCGAGATCCCCTTCAGCCTCCGGGAGCGGTCCGTGATCCTGGTGGACGACGTGCTCTTCACGGGACGCACCATCCGCGCGGCCCTGGACGCCCTGCTGGACCACGGCCGCCCCAAGCGGGTCTGGCTGGCGGTCCTGGTGGACCGCGGGGGCCGGGAAGTGCCCATCCAGGGCGACTTCGTGGGCCTGAAGCTGGACGTGGCCCTCACCCACCGGGTGGCGGTCCGGATGAAGGAAGCCGACGGGGAGGACAGCGTCCTCCTGGAGACCCGGAGCTGA